A single region of the Malaclemys terrapin pileata isolate rMalTer1 chromosome 2, rMalTer1.hap1, whole genome shotgun sequence genome encodes:
- the PHYHIP gene encoding phytanoyl-CoA hydroxylase-interacting protein, with the protein MELLSTPRSIEINNITCDSFRISWAMDGGDLERVTHYFIDLNKKENKNSNKFKHRDVPTKLVAKAVPLPMTVRGHWFLSPRTEYSVAVQTAVKQSDGEYLVSGWSETVEFCTGDYAKEHLAQLQEKAELIAGRMLRFSVFYRNQHKEYFQHVRMHCGNMMKPSLKDNSGSHGSPTSGMLHGIFFSCNTEFNTGQPPQDSPYGRYRFQIPAQRLFSPNTNLYFADFYCMYTAYHYVVLVLAPKGSPGDHFCRERLPQLDISCNKFLTCCMEDGELVYHHAQDIILEVIYTEPVDLSLGVLGEISGHQLMSLSTADAKKDPSCKTCNISVGR; encoded by the exons ATGGAGCTGCTCTCCACCCCCCGCAGCATCGAGATCAACAACATCACGTGCGACTCGTTCCGGATCTCCTGGGCCATGGACGGGGGAGACCTGGAGAGAGTCACCCACTACTTCATCGACCTCAACAAGAAGGAGAACAAGAACTCCAACAAATTCAAACACAGG GATGTGCCCACCAAGCTAGTCGCCAAGGCAGTCCCACTGCCCATGACTGTGAGAGGCCACTGGTTCCTGAGCCCCAGGACAGAGTACAGCGTGGCCGTGCAGACAGCGGTGAAGCAGAGTGATGGGGAGTACCTGGTGTCCGGCTGGAGCGAGACCGTGGAGTTCTGCACAGGGG actATGCTAAGGAGCACCTGGCCCAGCTGCAGGAGAAGGCTGAGCTCATTGCGGGCAGGATGCTCAGATTCTCGGTCTTCTATAGGAACCAGCACAAGGAATATTTCCAGCACGTCAG GATGCATTGTGGGAACATGATGAAGCCCTCCCTGAAGGACAACAGCGGGAGCCACGGCTCACCCACCAGCGGCATGCTGCATGGGATCTTCTTCAGCTGCAACACCGAATTCAACACAGgccagcccccccaggactcgCCCTACGGCCGCTACCGCTTCCAGATCCCCGCCCAGCGCCTCTTCAGCCCCAACACCAACCTCTACTTTGCGGACTTCTACTGCATGTACACCGCCTACCACTACGTCGTCCTGGTGCTGGCCCCCAAGGGCTCCCCGGGAGACCACTTCTGCCGGGAGCGCCTGCCCCAGCTGGACATTTCCTGCAACAAGTTCCTGACCTGCTGCATGGAGGACGGCGAGCTGGTCTATCACCACGCCCAGGACATCATCCTGGAGGTCATATACACCGAGCCCGTCGACCTCAGCCTGGGCGTGCTGGGAGAGATCAGCGGCCACCAACTCATGAGCCTCTCCACTGCTGATGCCAAAAAAGACCCCAGCTGCAAGACGTGCAACATCAGCGTGGGGCGCTAG